The window GCATGCAGGCTGAGCGAACGATGCGCGGCGTAGCGTGGCTTTTCGACCCCACAGAATGGACACAGAAAACGCCGCTGACTTCGACCAGTGCGAGAGCCCGGGTCATACAATTCAAGCTCTGCCAGAGTCAAGGCATTCACCGTGCAATTCCTCCTTCTTTTCGTTGATTGAAAGCCCGCGACGGCATTTCCTGCATCATCAGCGCGGCCAGTTGGTCCGATTTCGGAATCGCGGGCAATCGGCTGATCACGTCATCCTCAATCGCTTTGCCTTTCCAGCTTCGCAGCCACTCAGGCGTCAGCACGATGAAGAATGATGGCGCATATTGCCGCCTCGGCCCTGTGGGCAATGCCCAGATCGCGCAGGACTGTTCATTCACTCTGGTGTAGAAATAGTAATAGTTATTAGTCCGCGCCTGCCTGCCATCGCTGCCGTAATTCGGCGCTGGCTTCGTGTGCCAGAGCAGTTCGTTGATTTCGGTGAAAGTGGCGGGAAATCGCCCTGTTCTGGTGTGGTAAAGACGCAGGTCATTGGTGAGCTTTTCAAGCTGCGGCTGCGGCATATTCGTCTGCCAGTCGCGGAAGAGTGTGTAAACATGCCAGCCATAACTGCTGACAGCCAGCATCCCGGCCAATGCCAGAAGCAGCCAAGTGATCTTCAGTTTACTGAAGCTTGGCCGTATCTTTGTCTTACTCATTGCTGAAACCTCAGAAGTTGCGCCCGCCCAGATCAAAAAGTGGGAGACTGTCTTCATCCAACGTGTCCGGGTCGTATTCCGACTCAAAGACTTCAGGGTGCCTGACGGAAGCTGTCACCATCGCCTGTGCCCATTGATTCCTTGCCGCTTCAGCTACACCCTTGTCATTTGTTTTGGCCTGCTGAGCCAGAGCCGGTGTCAGAGAATGATCAGCCCGCTTGTTCTCATCTTTGACTACCGGGTGTGCTTCTTTGCCTAGTTGAAACTGCTTCTCGCGCTCGGAAAGTGGCGGATGGTCAGCCTTCGCCAGCTTCGGAAAGGTCAGGCGCACCGGTGGCGCGTTGCTAATGATTGCCACAGCTTGTTTATATTTTGTCATCTGCCGGATTTCGCTCGCGTCCATCAGCGCGCGCCCGACTTCGGTCGAACGTTCCTGATCGAGCCTATTTCCGTCGTGAACGTCTACGGAACTGGCTTGCAGTACGGTCGTCATGCCCAACCTTTTTGACGCATATTCCGCCGTGCGCTGATCCACGCCAGGCAGGAAGACCATCGCGCCAACGGAACCCAGCACCGCATCACCGCCATCCGCACCATACTGATGGTAAAGCTGCGCAATGTTCTGATAGCCAAGCGCGTAGGTCATTCGCCTGCCGCGACCGACACCGAGCGCCGCTGGCAGATCAGGGATGTGAATATTGCCGATTTCATCAAGGTTGAAGAGGACGGGAGCCGAACCTTCAGTGATCACACCATTGCGCAGACAATCGTTCGCGAGGCCGAAGAAGGTAGAGAGGATGCGCTTGTAGCGTTCGGCGTCGCCTTCGGGCACGATCATAAAGATCGCTGTGCCCGTCTGCCGCAGATCGCTGAAGTTCACGAACCGCACGCCACGCGCGGCCATCGGGTTCGTAATCGGCGAAGCAATTGCCATCATATTCGGCGTTGAGAAATCGGCGCACGCGACGCCCAGCCCGATCAGCACGCCAGCTTGAAGCTTCGGTTCGACCTTGCTGAACATCCCCCAGTAAAGCGGCACTTTCGGATCGGACGATTTCATCATCAGGTCGTTGAGTTGCTGCAAGCTGAGCGTCGAAATTAACTCCTGGATCATGTGCGGCGCCGGGCGCGGATGCAGTTGATTCAATTCCAGCAGGATTGCCGTCAGGGCGGCTTTCTCCGCTTCCTTCCAGAACGGGTCTGCTGTCGAGCGGCGACTTTGCTCCGAATCCAGAATCATCGCGGCGACCTTATGCGCGAATTCTGCATTGCCTCCGCAATCCGGCAGGAAGTTCCAGCGGTCGGAACGCTCCGGCGTTTGAAGGTCAATCCGGTAGACGTTGCAGAACAGATATGCCGTCTGGTCATAAAGTTCGCCCTTCGGATCGAGCACAATGACGGAACCTGTTCCCGCCCACGCCCGCTGCCACGTAATGAAGAACGTAGACGATTTGCCCGAACGCGGAGGGCCGAACATCGCCAGATGGCAAGTCGAATGCTCTGGCCCCAGCACTACATTGTGCTTCCATCCCAGACCGCCGAGCAGCAATGTGAAAGGCGGCAGCAGCTTGTCTTTTTTTAGCGCCAGCTTCAAATCCCGCAGGACGCGAGCGTCGGCCCATCTAGCCGAGCCGTAGGTTACCCGCTGTTCATATTGGTAGTAAGGCAGCCAGAGTTGCGCAGCCTCGACCCACGAAATCAATACTGCTGTGATCCCAAGGCAGTGCGCGGCAATCTCAATCTCAATTCGTAATGCGAGCCAGTGAGACGCCTGAAGGAAAAGCCAGGCCGAAAGAAATCCTGAAACGATCAGTAATGCTGCTTGGCCGCAATCTGCGAACAGATTCAACGCGGCCTGATATGCAGGCAGGTGCTGCGCTGCGGCCGGGCGCGGGATGTGATATTCGGCGTCAATCTGCTGGCAAAGTTGATTGAGCGACCTCGGTTGCCCTCGCCACCATTGCCTATATCTGCCCAACCTTGTAGTTGTCGAACCGCTTGCCGCATTCATTGGACGAACGATTTACCCGTCGCCGCGTATTGCCGCGCCCAGGCGTTGAGTTGCTCGATTTCTTCTGCCGTGAATGGTCTTTCGCGTAGCGGTTCGACATTCCAACCCGCCGCGATGATTTGTGAGAGTGGCGCGAACGGTGCGGGCATCGGCGTTTCAGCCTTTCTTGCGATCAGCAATACCGCCCCAGAATTATCGTCACCACCCGCTGCCAGCCGGGCGATTACCGCTGGTCCGTTGGCACGCTCAGTTCCAATGGAAGCGACTTCGATGCCCAAAGGAGCCGGCCGGTAGCGCAAGTAAATCGTCGCCCGCTCAGAAACCAGTGCGCCTTTGGGGGAAATCTGACGAACGCCCGGAGGAATGAGATTTCGCTTCCCCATCAATTCGATCAGTGCCTCTGCACTCACTGGCGAACGATTGTTCATCTGTTCGGTGACGGCAACCATCGCCAGCCCCATCAATAGCCCTGTGGCCTCACGTACGCGGGCGGCGGTCTTTGCGACTTCTCCGTCCGGCAGATCAATCGCATTTTCGGAAGTAGGAGCCAACGCGATCTGATTCTCGATCATCGGTTCAGTGATCTCGACGCGTGCCTTCACCCGGTAACGGCGCGCATTAAGCCACCCTGCCAGGAGCATTCCGGCAATAACGACCAATGCCGTCAGTGTGACGATCAGCGGCGGCGATGGACTCCATTTCTTCTTTGTCACCATTGTGCGACCTCTTCAAGTTCGTCTACCCAACCTTCGATCTCGTCATTCCGTGCTTCCATCATCACTTCAACGCGCGCCAGTGACTTGCGCAGGTTTTCAAGATCAAGCCGCCGACGGGCGAGAAAGCAGAGATGACGTTCGATCTCGTCAATGCCCACGTCGTCGCGACTTTCGTCTATCAGGGCCCGCAGGAGTGAGATTGATTCACGCAATCCTGGCTTATCCGTGATACCCGGCAAACCTCGGACGGCGTTGATCAGCTTGACCATTTTCATCAGCATCAACCGTGAAGCTTGGGGACAGCGGGCTTTCAAGATTCTCACTTCTTCGCGCGGCGTTGGCGGCGGGAGCCACGAATACAGACAACGCGAACGCATTGGCGAGGACAGGTCGTGTCGCTGGTCGTTCGAGAGCAGAATGACCACCGGCCAACGCGACTGATCGCGCACACCGATCTCGCCAAAGCGCGGGACGTGTGCATAGCCGCGCGCGAAGAGTTGCAACAGCATGTCCTCGATTTTCTCGCTTACCTTGTCGAATTCGTCGCAGATCAGTACCGGAACGGCTTCTTGCTGCGCTGCTGTCTCGTAAGCAGCGAGCACTTCACCGAGCATCAGAAACTCGCGCGCCCACTGTCCGGCACGCGCCTCTTCAAAGCCGCAGCCCATCGCCACGGCCTGGCGAACCCACTGCGTCTGGGCCTCACGATCCCAGTCGTAGAGCACATCAGCGAGCGTCAGCCCCTCCATACCTTGCAGGTAAAACATTGGCAGATTGCAGGCTGCGGCGAGGGCTTCGGCCAAGGCTGTTTTACCGCCGCCGCGCGGTCCTTCTATCAGCCAGGGGAGGCCGCTGCGCATCACGTGGCAAAGATCACGCAGCATCCCGAATTGGATGACGTATCCGGTGCCGCGCAGCAGGTCGGCTAGCGCTCGCTCGCCATTCTCGTCCAGAAGCTTGCGCGGGTTGATGACTGGTAGGTTGGGATTGTGTTGCTGCATCGTGGTCAGGGCTTTTCCGCTTCAATCTCTTTGAGCACCATCTGCGCCACTCGCTGCAATTCGGGATTCATTCTCGGCAATGCAGCGCGAATTCGCGCTGGATCAGCCTCGGCCATCAGGCGGGCGAGTTCCTCATCCGTCAGACTCTCTTCGCGCTGGCCGGCTTTGGCGAGATGTGAATCTGAAGATGGCTCCGGTAAAGTTGTCACCATCACAAATCCAGACGTTCCCGCTTGGACTTCCACAAAAGTCCTATTTTGGTCTGACCGTGAACCGTCTGCTCCCGATGCGGATCGGTACGTTCCATAAGGGTCGGCGGCGATGACGACCGATGAACTGCGCCGGTTGAGTACCCCCGTCGCGATTTGCACCCCGGCTTCTGCCGTACGGTCGAGAACTCTGACCCAGGCTGGTGAGATTCGCCGACGTTTGCCGCGCAAGCCCGCGCCACCATCATTACCCAACACTTCGCCTTCGAGCTTCGTGAAGGTCTGCGTATTCGGATCAATGAAGCCTTTGATTTGAAGGTAAGCGCGGTCAAGATCGCCGCCAAGCGTTTGCCCGACGAAAACTGTGCCGCGACGGAGTTGCCAGCTTCCTCCCTTGAGATCGCGCACCAGTTCAAGGCGCGCCAGCGATCCTTGACGCAATGTGTAAAGCACGCCCACCAATCGCACCGGCAACATTGCACCAAAATTCGGCGAAGAAGTTCGTTTGACCAGGTGTGGCAAAGAATTATTTTGATCCGAAGGATTATCTTTGCTCGCGACGCTATTCGTGATCGGCGATGCCGGGCGGGTGATGTTCTCGGCACTACCTTTTACGCCACCCGCAATCTGCGCCACACCTGCGAAACGAACGGATTGCGTGGCGCTCGGTCTTGTCATCGAAACCTTTGCTGACTGGTTGGAAGCGGACGGTGCGCTTTTTAATGGCTGCTCTTGATTTCGCTGCCCGGTATATTCCGGCGCGGAAGTTCCGGTCAGCAGGGCTTCAGGCGGCGGGGCGAGCGTGGTTGCAATTCCAGCCTGCACCGGCGCAGAGATTTTCTCAGTGCTGTCAGTTGCCGAAGCAGTGGGTGTTGGCTCTTGCGAAGAGGTTTTTACCGGCCCGGAAAGGGAGCCGCTGATCGAATCGTAGGCGGCTTGTTTAATATCTTTGCCGCTTGCCACCTTGTCTGGCAATCTCTTGTTTGCTTTCAAATCCACTCTTTCGCCGCGCAAGAGGTAATACGCGCCGCCGACTGTCACCACCGCAAGCAACACGAGTGCGAGCAGTGCGAGCAAAATTTTCCTACGGCGATTTCGTCGGGGCTTTTCATCAGGCAGACGAACGCCCTCTTCAAGCTCAGAGAGTGTGACCTGTTGTTCCGCTTGTTCTCTCAATTCGGATTGTTTTTCGTTCATTTTTGGCCTCCTCTATCTTGTTCCTGCCGTCAGTTCCATCGTCACTGGTTCGTCCGCCGCGTTGACTTGCGCGACAGCCACGCTGAGCCTTTGCTTTGCGCCAAGAACCGGGACTTCATAAGTGAGTTGATAGCGCGCTGTCTGCTTTGCCCCGATCATTCCGTCTGTAGTGGAGCTTCCGAACTTGAGCCGGGCAACAGGTTCGACTTGAAGAACTCGCCCTTTTTCATCCAACGTTTGAATCTGTAATTCGGGATGCCCGGGAACGATCTTGATCGGCGTTGAGAGTGTGTTCCGCACCGTCACGAGCACATGCCGCTGTTTCGCATCAACGATAGTTGTTTGAGCGGCGATCTTCAGGCCGTGAAGAGTTTTGCTCCATTTCTCCTTGCCTTCGATGACCGGGTAATCAATTTGCGTGGGCTTGGTGGCGACATTGCTTTTGGACGTGGCGTCATTGTTTGGTGATGGTATAGGAGCTTGCGAGGCGACTGCTGGGTCGGCCTTTTCAGGAGGCTTGGGCGGTTCGTTGCTCAGAGGTTCAGATGAAGAGGTTGGCCTGATTGAACCTGTCTGCTGTTTGCTACTCAATACCTCTTCTTTTCTATCGAGCCTGTCGAGATTGATTGCGAGACCCGCAGCGCGTCGCGCGTCGGTGATCGCCTTCGGGTCGTACATCACCACGCAGCGGTGCGCGTTATGCTCAATGTTCCGCGCCGGGTAGATCAGAAAGGTCACAACCATCCCTGAATTCATCTGCACGATGATCGAGGTCGCCGGTGACAGCGCCTTTACTCCTTCTGGCGCGGGCGCAAAGCCGCTGCTCGGTCGCATCACAAAAAAACGGTCGGTTTCCTTGGTCGGCGAATCTTCAATCGTGACCAGATCTGGATTGCCAGGGTTGATGGCAAAGAACCGATCGCTGGCCGGAAACTCAATCAGTCCGACACCGTTTTGCGCCAGCCCCAGACGAATGATCGGGTTTTCGTTACCGCGCACCGCCACACTCACTTCGCCCGATAAGTATTGCGGCGCCGGGTTATTAACGATCAGCACAGGCGGCACCCGCGTCGGGGTCTTTTTCTCACGCTCTCGCCTTTTTTCTCTTTTCGTTTGCGCTAACACTGAAGGTGTTATTTGCAACATCGCCAGAGTGAGCGCCAGGAACATGCAACCTGATTTAATCAGTCGTTTCATTGATCTTCTCCTTAAAGATTTTAGTTTCGTTAGGAACCCAGCTCCTTGTAGTCAATCGCGGCGACCAGAAAGCCCATTCTGCGATTGGCGTCATTACGCCCGGCGGGGTCGCTGACAAGCTTGACCGTCAGTTGTAACTGCTTTGTCTCGCGGACAACCGAGTTGTTAATAACTTTGGTGATTTCCTGTCTGCCGATCACCCGGAGCGTGTAAGGATCGAGCCGGTCAATACTGGTGTCCTGCGGGGTCCATACCGCTTGCCAGGATTCGGCGCGCTGCTGTTCGAGGATGTGCTGATCTTTGAGGTAGGCGGCGAACCTTGCCGCAGATTGCGGGACCATCATTTCCAGCGCGGCTTTCAGATCGGTGGCGCGCGTTGCCGGGTTGATTCCGTAAAGCAGCCGTGTGTACTCGCTGACCAAATATTTCTTGTCGGCCTCGTTGGGCCGGTCCGGCATCATCTTGACTGCGCTCGTCTCACCGTACTCACGGTCATTGATCATCAGTACCTGACCGCTGGAGCGGTCTACGACGATGCGGTCAGGCCGTCGCCAATATTGGTACGCGTTGCCGACCGCGCTTAGCACAAGCAGGCCAAGCACGATGAGGAGCGTCGTTAATAACTGAAAGCTGGTGCGCACGTCCGCCGGGTCACGGTAGACGACCAGGCGTGGCTCGATGCTACTTTCAGTCGAAGCGGCTGATGACGGGCTGTCATCGAATTTTTGCAGACCTGTGTTTGTCATTCTTTGCTCTTTTCTTTGAATATGTGATTTGGGGTCAAAGCTCTGAGCGAGCTTTTCAGTTAGTGCGCCGAAGACATTTCAATTTGAATGCCACTGGCTGCTCGCCTGTATTTCAGGGCTTTTTTGCTTCGGGCGGTTGGCCGGAGTGGATGGAACTGGACGGTCACAGCAATTACTCTGGATTTTTGCAGGGTGATTTTGACGCAGGTCTGGTGAAATCCAGTTTCTTGCGGTACGCAGCCGGGAGCCGTAATCACTCCTCATCTTCCTTCCCAAAATAGATGGAGCGTCTCCGAGCTCTATTCTGTGCGCTTAATTCACCGCGGCTTGATTCCGGTTGATTAGTGGTGCGAATGCTATGGCGATCATAAACGCGCGGCACTTTGTCATGTTGTTCTTGATCGGAATCAGGCTTAGCTTGAGTGAGAAACGCTGAGTTCGAACGAAGCTTGCGCAGCAGCTCTATCCCTCGTGCAACGTAAGCTCGCGTTTCTTGGTAAGGTGGGATGCCGCCGGTGATGATCCCATTCGGATTGATGATGCGTTTGCCCGTAACAATCCTCAGCCCCTTACGATAAGCCTCGACCGTCCCCTCGCCGGAGTTGTACGCCGCCAGCACCAGATCAGCACGATGATCAAAGCGAACGGCGAGATCGCGCAGATAACGCGCCGCAGCATCAATTGAGGCTTGTGGATGATGCGGATTTCGAAGCCCATAACGTGAGGCTGTCGCGGGCATGAATTGCATCATCCCCCGCGCGCCGCGTTTACTGACAGCCGCCGGATTAAAGCGGGTTTCCAAATATCCAACGACGCGAAGTAGGAACGGATCAACGCCATATTTCGCCGCCGCCAAAACGATAAATGCTTCATAGGGGCGTGATTGAGTCACAACCCTGCTTTCGATTTCTTCCCTTTGGGCATAAGCCGGAACTGCAGTCCACCAAGCCAGCATCAGCCAGGCGATAGCTCTCGCCAGCGCGCCGCACGTCGGCAGCATGCCTCGTTTCTTCATTGTATTGCTCATTCGTGATTTCTCCTTCTTGGGTTTTTTATTGAAAGGCGGAAGGAGCCACCAGCAATGTCAGTACCGAGAGGTTGGGGCTGTGGCGCGTTGATTGCCTTATGGCAAAACGTCGCAAACGAGGAGAGCCTGGCCAGGCAAACCAATAACCGCACGGAGTCGCATCTTCGGGAAAACCGAAAATGTAATAACAAAACAGCCCGAACAAACGGCTCCGTGCGCCTTCACCTTCATTTATCAATTCAAAACTGAGGTAAGTGTGATGAGAAATCTGTCCGACTTTCAGCGGCAGAGTCTTGCATTCGGGCAGCGGCTGACGGCGCTCGCCCGGGCGGTCGCAGTGCTTGAGCCTACCCTGGTGATTTTGCTGACTGCGTTGCTAATGCTCGTGCCACTGTCCGACTCCGCGCTCGCGCAGACGCCGAGCGGTGGCATCTTCGGCAGCGATCAGCAGGTGGGTAACGCGATCCGTGAGGCGATCAAGTGGGGACGCAATCTTCTTTTTTTGATGGGCATCGTTTTCGTCGGCTGGGGTGTGGTCAATTTCGGCACTGATAAGCCCTCGGCGAAGCAATTCATCGCGGCCATCGGTTGCTTCGCTTTTGGCGGGATCGTCGCGCTTGTCTACTCCATCTCGCAGGGCAACGCCGTCAATCTCGATACCGGCTTTGGCAATTGAGGACGTGATGCAGGCAAGACCGATCAGATCACAAATCTATTTGCCGGTATTGCGCTTCGGCATCACGGATGAGGATTGGGGCTTCGTGATCGTCGCCGCCATTCTCGGCTATGCGATTCCTTTTCTGTTCGGGATGAAGATTGGCAGCGTTCCGCTTGAGATCGTGGGCTGGGTCGTGGTGGCGGGCGTGACGATCTTCTTCCTCAACATCATTCGGCGCAAGAGTCGCCCGGCG is drawn from Acidobacteriota bacterium and contains these coding sequences:
- a CDS encoding type IV secretory system conjugative DNA transfer family protein, whose translation is MNAASGSTTTRLGRYRQWWRGQPRSLNQLCQQIDAEYHIPRPAAAQHLPAYQAALNLFADCGQAALLIVSGFLSAWLFLQASHWLALRIEIEIAAHCLGITAVLISWVEAAQLWLPYYQYEQRVTYGSARWADARVLRDLKLALKKDKLLPPFTLLLGGLGWKHNVVLGPEHSTCHLAMFGPPRSGKSSTFFITWQRAWAGTGSVIVLDPKGELYDQTAYLFCNVYRIDLQTPERSDRWNFLPDCGGNAEFAHKVAAMILDSEQSRRSTADPFWKEAEKAALTAILLELNQLHPRPAPHMIQELISTLSLQQLNDLMMKSSDPKVPLYWGMFSKVEPKLQAGVLIGLGVACADFSTPNMMAIASPITNPMAARGVRFVNFSDLRQTGTAIFMIVPEGDAERYKRILSTFFGLANDCLRNGVITEGSAPVLFNLDEIGNIHIPDLPAALGVGRGRRMTYALGYQNIAQLYHQYGADGGDAVLGSVGAMVFLPGVDQRTAEYASKRLGMTTVLQASSVDVHDGNRLDQERSTEVGRALMDASEIRQMTKYKQAVAIISNAPPVRLTFPKLAKADHPPLSEREKQFQLGKEAHPVVKDENKRADHSLTPALAQQAKTNDKGVAEAARNQWAQAMVTASVRHPEVFESEYDPDTLDEDSLPLFDLGGRNF
- a CDS encoding AAA family ATPase, giving the protein MQQHNPNLPVINPRKLLDENGERALADLLRGTGYVIQFGMLRDLCHVMRSGLPWLIEGPRGGGKTALAEALAAACNLPMFYLQGMEGLTLADVLYDWDREAQTQWVRQAVAMGCGFEEARAGQWAREFLMLGEVLAAYETAAQQEAVPVLICDEFDKVSEKIEDMLLQLFARGYAHVPRFGEIGVRDQSRWPVVILLSNDQRHDLSSPMRSRCLYSWLPPPTPREEVRILKARCPQASRLMLMKMVKLINAVRGLPGITDKPGLRESISLLRALIDESRDDVGIDEIERHLCFLARRRLDLENLRKSLARVEVMMEARNDEIEGWVDELEEVAQW
- a CDS encoding lytic transglycosylase domain-containing protein, with translation MSNTMKKRGMLPTCGALARAIAWLMLAWWTAVPAYAQREEIESRVVTQSRPYEAFIVLAAAKYGVDPFLLRVVGYLETRFNPAAVSKRGARGMMQFMPATASRYGLRNPHHPQASIDAAARYLRDLAVRFDHRADLVLAAYNSGEGTVEAYRKGLRIVTGKRIINPNGIITGGIPPYQETRAYVARGIELLRKLRSNSAFLTQAKPDSDQEQHDKVPRVYDRHSIRTTNQPESSRGELSAQNRARRRSIYFGKEDEE